Proteins from one Juglans microcarpa x Juglans regia isolate MS1-56 chromosome 1S, Jm3101_v1.0, whole genome shotgun sequence genomic window:
- the LOC121247437 gene encoding probable disease resistance protein At5g45490 translates to MGSEKNQETPKVSNAESSEKTKGPDQVAPDHSQHNGQGEISTPSGLKVHGFENEMISLEKLLKRRQSEDEFKSCFLGCCCRVVRISFNSISNKNSQEAVVKRMLECLGVDKEIIQSICVDNGRPLDNKERLNALLYALHLQLNGKKYLIVLDDVWEKDEWYRDLSVAINCSYDWNECLAYGLPKGNGGTVIVMRKNKEVAKMMVGKEENIHDLLPFWNQESCWSIFTDTVEREKHVLNLKGQEDLEKAKKDLFKKCGGLPLAAKMMGKTMAEKLKDEPQVSVVERIETDVDKASGEGTDHVGDLQRREAHNDGASKKSQDVGCVEPKNGG, encoded by the exons ATGGGTTCGGAGAAGAATCAGGAGACTCCTAAAGTGAGCAATGCAGAGTCCTCAGAGAAGACGAAGGGTCCAGATCAAGTGGCTCCTGATCATTCACAGCATAACGGCCAGGGAGAAATCTCAACCCCGTCCGGCCTAAAGGTTCATGGGTtcgaaaatgaaatgatttcaCTGGAAAAACTGCTTAAACGACGACAAAGTGAGGATGAATTCAAG TCTTGTTTCCTTGGCTGTTGTTGTCGTGTCGTTAGGATTAGTTTCAATTCTATCTCCAATAAGAACTCACAGGAAGCAGTTGTTAAAAGAATGTTGGAGTGTCTTGGAGTTGACAAAGAGATCATTCAAAGCATATGCGTGGATAATGGACGCCCCCTCGATAATAAGGAACGCCTCAATGCTTTACTCTATGCTCTGCATCTCCAACTAAATGGTAAGAAGTATCTCATCGTACTTGATGATGTTTGGGAAAAGGATGAATGGTACCGAGATTTGAGTGTTGCAATAAATTGTAGCTATGATTGGAATGAATGTCTTGCATATGGATTGCCAAAAGGAAACGGGGGAACGGTGATTGTCATGAGAAAGAATAAGGAGGTAGCGAAGATGATGGTCGGGAAGGAAGAAAACATACATGACCTTCTGCCCTTTTGGAACCAAGAGAGTTGTTGGTCAATATTCACAGACACGGtcgagagagagaaacatgTGTTGAACTTAAAGGGTCAAGAAGATTTAGAAAAAGCAAAGAAGGATCTTTTCAAAAAGTGTGGTGGCCTTCCACTCGCAGCAAAGATGATGGGGAAAACTATGGCGGAAAAGTTGAAAGATGAACCCCAAGTTTCTGTTGTCGAAAGAATTGAGACTGACGTTGATAAAGCGTCCGGAGAAGGCACAGATCATGTTGGTGATCTCCAAAGAAGAGAGGCCCACAACGACGGAGCATCCAAAAAAAGCCAAGATGTTGGTTGTGTCGAACCAAAAAATGGAGGTTAA
- the LOC121247508 gene encoding protein TIFY 4B-like isoform X1: MNAAATTTTTTTTTTCRSILDKPLNQLTEEDISQLTREDCRKFLKDKGMRRPSWNKSQAIQQVISLKALLEPSVDDSASGVLRKAVVSLPRATSNSVDSVKEPSPDVQVSLSAEESQGRKDPPKSAPSGDRSADIDNNAVSPRSPCATNPSVGQMTIFYCGKVNVYDGVPTDKAQAIMHLAASPIHIPQDDALCGAAALWSPCHLQISSEKDHLIPPCNNISHIMQTEKMTEYAQQYRDKGSIPRDPDVEGQANRKVSLQRYLEKRKDRGRLKIKKNMGSTTSSLEMYLNHQVRTHAPNGKSSRSSTSSPRQHGLPQTLVSSVDNQLKSAGLAVDLNDKDVLDC; this comes from the exons ATGAACGCCGCTGCGAcaacgacgacgacgacgacgacgacgacgtgCCGGTCCATACTCGACAAACCCCTCAACCAGCTCACCGAGGAGGACATTTCCCAGCTCACCCGCGAAGACTGCCGCAAATTCCTCAAAGATAAAG GAATGCGCAGACCCTCGTGGAACAAATCGCAGGCGATCCAGCAGGTGATTTCCCTCAAGGCTCTGCTCGAGCCGAGCGTCGACGATTCCGCCTCAGGAGTTCTCAGGAAGGCCGTCGTTTCTCTTCCGCGC GCGACTTCCAATTCGGTTGATTCGGTTAAGGAACCGAGTCCTGATGTCCAAGTTTCATTATCGGCAGAAGAATCACAAGGGAGAAAGGATCCGCCCAAATCGGCTCCTTCTGGGGATCGATCGGCTGATATAGATAACAATGCCGTTAGTCCCAG GAGTCCGTGTGCTACAAATCCTTCAGTGGGGCAAATGACGATTTTCTATTGTGGCAAGGTGAATGTGTATGATGGAGTGCCAACTGATAAG GCACAAGCAATCATGCATCTTGCTGCAAGTCCGATCCATATACCTCAGGATGATGCACTTTGTGGAGCTGCAGCTCTTTGGTCTCCATGCCATTTACAGATATCGAGTGAGAAAGATCACCTTATTCCTCCTTGTAACAATATCTCGCACATCATGCAAACAG AGAAGATGACAGAATATGCTCAGCAGTATAGGGACAAAGGGAGCATTCCTCGTGACCCTG ATGTAGAGGGTCAGGCGAACAGAAAGGTCTCACTGCAGAGATATCTGGAAAAGCGGAAAGACAG GGGAAGGttaaagatcaagaaaaatatggGATCAACAACTTCTAGTTTGGAGATGTACTTAAACCATCAAGTGAGGACACATGCCCCAAATGGAAAATCAAGCCGGAGTAGCACCAGCTCTCCACGACAGCATGGACTACCACAAACCTTGGTTAGTTCTGTCGACAATCAGCTAAAGAGTGCTGGTCTTGCTGTTGATCTCAATGACAAAG ATGTCCTAGACTGCTGA
- the LOC121247508 gene encoding protein TIFY 4B-like isoform X2 has protein sequence MNAAATTTTTTTTTTCRSILDKPLNQLTEEDISQLTREDCRKFLKDKGMRRPSWNKSQAIQQVISLKALLEPSVDDSASGVLRKAVVSLPRATSNSVDSVKEPSPDVQVSLSAEESQGRKDPPKSAPSGDRSADIDNNAVSPRSPCATNPSVGQMTIFYCGKVNVYDGVPTDKAQAIMHLAASPIHIPQDDALCGAAALWSPCHLQISSEKDHLIPPCNNISHIMQTEKMTEYAQQYRDKGSIPRDPEGQANRKVSLQRYLEKRKDRGRLKIKKNMGSTTSSLEMYLNHQVRTHAPNGKSSRSSTSSPRQHGLPQTLVSSVDNQLKSAGLAVDLNDKDVLDC, from the exons ATGAACGCCGCTGCGAcaacgacgacgacgacgacgacgacgacgtgCCGGTCCATACTCGACAAACCCCTCAACCAGCTCACCGAGGAGGACATTTCCCAGCTCACCCGCGAAGACTGCCGCAAATTCCTCAAAGATAAAG GAATGCGCAGACCCTCGTGGAACAAATCGCAGGCGATCCAGCAGGTGATTTCCCTCAAGGCTCTGCTCGAGCCGAGCGTCGACGATTCCGCCTCAGGAGTTCTCAGGAAGGCCGTCGTTTCTCTTCCGCGC GCGACTTCCAATTCGGTTGATTCGGTTAAGGAACCGAGTCCTGATGTCCAAGTTTCATTATCGGCAGAAGAATCACAAGGGAGAAAGGATCCGCCCAAATCGGCTCCTTCTGGGGATCGATCGGCTGATATAGATAACAATGCCGTTAGTCCCAG GAGTCCGTGTGCTACAAATCCTTCAGTGGGGCAAATGACGATTTTCTATTGTGGCAAGGTGAATGTGTATGATGGAGTGCCAACTGATAAG GCACAAGCAATCATGCATCTTGCTGCAAGTCCGATCCATATACCTCAGGATGATGCACTTTGTGGAGCTGCAGCTCTTTGGTCTCCATGCCATTTACAGATATCGAGTGAGAAAGATCACCTTATTCCTCCTTGTAACAATATCTCGCACATCATGCAAACAG AGAAGATGACAGAATATGCTCAGCAGTATAGGGACAAAGGGAGCATTCCTCGTGACCCTG AGGGTCAGGCGAACAGAAAGGTCTCACTGCAGAGATATCTGGAAAAGCGGAAAGACAG GGGAAGGttaaagatcaagaaaaatatggGATCAACAACTTCTAGTTTGGAGATGTACTTAAACCATCAAGTGAGGACACATGCCCCAAATGGAAAATCAAGCCGGAGTAGCACCAGCTCTCCACGACAGCATGGACTACCACAAACCTTGGTTAGTTCTGTCGACAATCAGCTAAAGAGTGCTGGTCTTGCTGTTGATCTCAATGACAAAG ATGTCCTAGACTGCTGA
- the LOC121247214 gene encoding chlorophyllase-2, which translates to MPPSSDVASASATATNVFEIGKYRTMLQTVEADICTAKSKLPIPPPKPLLVGTPCEAGEFPLLVFLHGYLLYNSFYSQLLQHIASHGFIVVAPQLYTVAGADATGDIKSTAATTKWLSEGLQNVLPPNVRPNLRKLGLAGHSRGGKTAFALALEKAETSLNFSALIGIDPVDGKDKGKQTHPPVLTYVPRSFELDMAVMVIGTGLGEMKKNPLLPACAPKGVNHEDFFNECRAPACYFVAKDYGHLDILDDDTPGIRGKATYCLCKNGESREPMRRFVAGNVVAFMKAYLLDDNSDLMAIIDRRETAPVELRNIEFLGSNFKEEMRSVRGHS; encoded by the exons ATGCCGCCTTCTTCTGATGTTGCTTCTGCTTCTGCTACAGCTACAAATGTTTTTGAAATTGGGAAGTACAGGACCATGCTGCAAACAGTGGAAGCTGATATTTGCACGGCAAAGTCAAAGCTTCCAATCCCACCACCGAAACCGCTGTTGGTTGGGACGCCCTGTGAAGCTGGAGAATTCCCACTACTCGTCTTCCTCCATGGTTACCTTCTCTATAACTCTTTTTACTCTCAGCTTCTCCAACACATCGCTTCCCATGGATTCATCGTCGTCGCCCCTCAG TTATACACCGTGGCTGGAGCAGATGCAACAGGTGACATCAAATCCacagcagcaacaacaaaatGGTTATCGGAAGGACTCCAAAACGTGCTTCCACCAAATGTTCGACCAAATTTAAGAAAGCTAGGACTTGCTGGCCATAGCCGTGGAGGCAAGACCGCTTTTGCACTTGCCCTTGAAAAAGCAGAGACTTCTCTAAACTTCTCTGCCTTGATAGGCATCGATCCAGTTGATGGAAAGGACAAAGGAAAGCAAACCCATCCACCAGTACTCACCTATGTTCCTCGTTCATTCGAGCTCGATATGGCTGTGATGGTTATCGGTACGGGCTTGGGTGAAATGAAAAAGAATCCTCTATTGCCTGCTTGTGCTCCCAAGGGTGTTAATCATGAGGACTTCTTTAATGAGTGTCGAGCACCAGCTTGTTATTTTGTTGCCAAGGACTATGGTCACTTGGATATCCTGGATGATGACACCCCCGGTATTAGAGGGAAAGCTACGTACTGTTTGTGTAAGAATGGGGAGTCTAGGGAACCCATGAGGAGGTTTGTTGCAGGAAATGTGGTTGCATTCATGAAAGCTTATCTGCTGGATGATAATAGTGACTTGATGGCTATAATAGATAGGCGTGAGACTGCACCGGTGGAGCTCAGAAATATTGAATTTCTTGGGTCGAATTTTAAAGAGGAAATGAGAAGTGTCCGGGGCCATTCTTAG
- the LOC121247064 gene encoding EPIDERMAL PATTERNING FACTOR-like protein 5, producing MGVLHRRHHHRHCCRTLQTLTAFTFLFFASATAISLSQHGSQAVLRQQAAKGEKRLAGSGSAIFERFVPSRRALGFGSSPPTCRSKCGRCSPCSPVRVPIHPTLSTPLEYYPEAWRCQCGNKHFMP from the exons ATGGGCGTACTGCATCGCCGCCACCACCATCGTCACTGTTGTCGCACTCTGCAAACTCTCACAGCCTTCACATTTCTCTTCTTTGCCTCCGCCACAGCCATCTCTCTTTCCCAACACG GTAGTCAAGCAGTACTGAGGCAGCAGGCCGCGAAGGGCGAGAAACGACTAGCAGGATCGGGATCAGCGATATTTGAGCGGTTTGTCCCGAGTCGTAGGGCTCTGGGCTTTGGTTCATCACCCCCTACGTGCCGATCCAAGTGCGGGAGGTGTTCGCCGTGCTCGCCCGTGCGAGTGCCCATTCACCCTACTCTGAGCACTCCGCTGGAGTACTACCCTGAAGCTTGGCGATGCCAGTGCGGGAATAAGCACTTTATGCcttaa